In Penaeus monodon isolate SGIC_2016 chromosome 8, NSTDA_Pmon_1, whole genome shotgun sequence, one DNA window encodes the following:
- the LOC119576248 gene encoding uncharacterized protein LOC119576248, with product MADFLSVTGSQTINGAYTFQGLVTINGHLKVTDGKVIDGVDVSSLHDNLVTLSDNQDIEAETTFGKVIILVDLVLNGDLNGWNVVTDLVRLDQSLPQTGELSFIYLFIYFFFTS from the exons ATGGCAGACTTTTTGTCTGTGACAGGCTCCCAAACCATCAATGGAGCCTATACCTTCCAG GGATTGGTAACCATAAATGGACATCTCAAAGTAACAGATGGCAAAGTAATAGATGGTGTGGATGTATCTTCACTACATGATAACTTGGTAACTCTATCTGATAATCAAGACATAGAAGCAGAGAcc ACCTTTGGTAAGGTCATCATATTGGTGGACTTGGTGCTGAATGGTGACCTCAATGGATGGAATGTTGTGACCGACTTGGTACGGCTTGACCAATCACTGCCCCAAACTGGTGAGttaagctttatttatttatttatttatttttttttcaccagttaG